A genomic window from Glycine soja cultivar W05 chromosome 10, ASM419377v2, whole genome shotgun sequence includes:
- the LOC114370474 gene encoding octanoyltransferase LIP2, mitochondrial-like: MGMKGLRSLEVWKLGVVNSLDALKLQEKLALDRKLHRRCDTILLSLQHPPTYTVGKRQTVHNLLIPQSEFLDKIGAELHYMRRGGDITFHGPYQAILHPIISLRTMGLNARCFVEKIELTMIELAATYCVKACPGQSGETGVWIGERKIGAIGVRISSGITSHGMAFNIDPDLSYFKHIVPCGIADIEVTSLRRETDSVLPEEEIIQEQLISCFARIFSYRDLIWKEDASIFF, translated from the exons ATG GGAATGAAGGGTTTGCGAAGCCTTGAGGTCTGGAAACTAGGAGTTGTCAACTCTTTGGATGCATTGAAACTGCAGGAAAAACTGGCCTTGGATAGAAAACTTCATAGGAGATGTGATACTATTCTTCTGTCTTTGCAACACCCCCCTACATACACTGTTGGCAAAAGGCAAACTGTTCACAATTTGTTAATCCCCCAATCCGAGTTT TTGGACAAAATTGGAGCTGAACTTCACTACATGCGAAGGGGAGGAGACATTACATTTCATGGTCCCTACCAGGCCATTTTGCATCCTATCATATCGCTCCGCACCATGGGACTCAATGCTCGATGTTTTGTGGAGAAGATTGAGTTAACCATGATTGAACTGGCTGCTACATACTGTGTGAAAGCTTGTCCTGGACAAAGTGGTGAGACTGGGGTATGGATTGGAGAAAGGAAGATAGGTGCGATTGGTGTTCGGATATCAAGTGGAATCACTTCTCATGGGATGGCATTTAACATTGATCCTGATTTGAGCTACTTTAAGCACATTGTTCCCTGTGGAATTGCAGATATAGAAGTAACATCTTTGAGAAGGGAGACAGATTCTGTTCTTCCTGAGGAAGAAATAATACAGGAGCAGTTGATTTCATGTTTTGCAAGAATCTTCAGTTATAGGGACCTAATCTGGAAGGAGGAtgcttcaatatttttttga